One window of the Streptomyces asoensis genome contains the following:
- a CDS encoding FG-GAP-like repeat-containing protein, producing the protein MSEEDKALQDAQTSGQPAELISARTEASDTWALPDGSFSVKRHGTVVRLWRDGAWVAADPTLAFAADRSVVPKATSVSVKFSGGGTGPMLTGVKDGRTLSLAWPKALPAPTLDANVATYAEVLPGVDLQLKAEVEGFSQLLVVKTAEAADNPELAALRFTMSTVGLNVAEDADTGMLAATDQAGQTVFTSPAPSMWDSSAPAAPALRTMAATADTAATTEDETPASGNVFEPGAGAQEAQMQTEVTGDALTITPDQELLTGTGTTYPVYIDPSWAWGEWQHWTRVYQAYPKNSYWDAKGDVRVGYEAETGGQNRISRSFFQLDTGDVVGAQVKSATFRVRNTWSWSCQARPVQLYEVGDISKKTTWDNQPGKIGSALATVNDSKGWSKDCAAGNLEFDATSAVAKAASKGEPSVTLGLYASNEADTFGWKRFDPKTATLEIKYNNPPKTPTGLGTNPRTSCTAGGTIGNTAVSVHAKIDDPDGGNLTAQFQVFKTGTSAAVVDTSVPALKGQVTTLMLPAASTPTGEYTWKVRAKDPDGVYSGWSATCKFTLDRTRPSQPPVITSQGNTYPNGDQGWPAQTGPARSEGKFLLAPNGVTDVVSYHWWTDSDAEVHDTPASAPEALVTPPSYGPHLIYAYSVDAAGNRSDTATYLYYATRSQERDEPGDLNGDGFKDIWNTDTNGTLLTYAGQGNGQFSSATNGGGAFPTQRVAFSGDWRQDGYNDLVSLENDGSGGKNQLRVYANNGTGVIDRDSALLLNVRCPVATTSGRCKGETDWTGDDHWSNAEQIATSADLNADSNPDLLVKQGKYLWVYYGKRSITWLDMVRPHPVLAGGADWDKFTVVVPGDLNADTIPDLLLRDNATGDLYRAYGKADPNGVLDAATWGNAASRVKIVTGTLPQSLYPVIGSSGDLGTDGIPDLWGRKNDNTLVGWAGRKTGGDFTGIGTGFLIDGASGGQRITAGTTLTSGQTLSSNSAKLTMQADGNLVITSNANKVVWSSGTAGNNGATARVLANGYPAVYSADGSTVLWRPDAASGATGEGYALLQDRGSLVVYNAKGQSQWTSNSSVRGDVDGDGYGDMLTWREYADGSDKIHTLSGTSDGSIKAPHDAFTFSGWTENSLKKVSGDFNGDGHMDVAAMYYYPDKSTKLWTLLGQSDGTFRSPFVSWGANPGKWGFANATLQAGDFNGDGRDDIAAWYASPDGSDTLYTFTANVQGGFNNLFPSWTGTWNRSIMKLTTGDFNGDGRDDIAALADAPDTAVRFWQFQGEPNGGFKAPVQAFYNANWGDWSRTGFYAGDFNGDGLDDVATWYDYPDASDKIHTYVSLSTGNSTFAAPKEAFSADSGKLNYQKMKSTSGDYSGDGRDDLGAMHDMGDGTVKMLTYLGRSDSTMAGVASWVGTWDWVNTSVIMRNTP; encoded by the coding sequence ATGAGCGAGGAGGACAAGGCCCTCCAGGACGCCCAGACCTCCGGCCAACCCGCGGAACTGATCTCCGCGCGCACGGAGGCCAGCGACACCTGGGCGTTGCCGGACGGATCGTTCTCGGTGAAGCGGCACGGCACCGTGGTGCGCCTGTGGCGCGACGGCGCTTGGGTGGCCGCCGACCCGACCCTCGCCTTCGCGGCCGACAGGTCTGTGGTACCGAAGGCGACGTCGGTCTCGGTGAAGTTCTCCGGCGGCGGTACGGGACCGATGTTGACCGGCGTCAAGGACGGCCGCACCCTGTCCCTGGCCTGGCCCAAGGCCCTGCCCGCCCCGACACTCGACGCCAACGTGGCCACGTACGCCGAGGTCCTGCCCGGAGTCGACCTCCAGCTGAAGGCGGAGGTGGAAGGCTTCTCGCAACTGCTCGTGGTCAAGACCGCCGAAGCCGCCGACAACCCGGAGCTGGCCGCGCTGCGGTTCACGATGAGCACTGTGGGTCTGAACGTGGCCGAGGACGCCGACACCGGCATGCTCGCGGCCACGGATCAGGCGGGACAGACCGTTTTCACGAGTCCGGCCCCTTCGATGTGGGACTCCAGTGCCCCGGCCGCCCCCGCGCTGCGCACCATGGCGGCCACCGCAGACACCGCCGCCACGACCGAGGACGAAACCCCCGCATCCGGGAACGTCTTCGAACCCGGTGCCGGCGCGCAGGAAGCGCAGATGCAGACCGAGGTCACCGGTGACGCTCTCACGATCACCCCGGACCAGGAACTCCTGACCGGTACGGGGACGACCTACCCGGTGTACATCGACCCCAGTTGGGCGTGGGGGGAGTGGCAGCACTGGACCCGCGTCTACCAGGCCTACCCGAAGAACTCCTACTGGGACGCCAAGGGAGACGTACGCGTCGGCTACGAAGCGGAGACCGGCGGCCAGAACCGGATCTCCCGCTCCTTCTTCCAGCTCGATACAGGGGACGTCGTCGGCGCACAGGTCAAGAGCGCCACCTTCCGCGTACGCAACACCTGGTCCTGGTCCTGCCAAGCCCGTCCGGTGCAGCTGTACGAGGTCGGCGACATCTCCAAGAAGACCACCTGGGACAACCAGCCCGGCAAGATCGGCTCCGCGCTGGCCACGGTGAACGACTCCAAGGGGTGGAGCAAGGACTGCGCCGCCGGAAACCTCGAGTTCGACGCGACCAGCGCGGTCGCCAAAGCCGCCTCGAAGGGTGAGCCGAGCGTGACTCTCGGGCTCTACGCGAGCAACGAGGCGGACACCTTCGGCTGGAAGCGGTTCGACCCGAAGACCGCCACCCTCGAGATCAAGTACAACAACCCGCCCAAGACCCCCACCGGTCTTGGCACCAACCCACGAACCAGTTGCACCGCGGGCGGCACCATCGGCAACACCGCCGTCAGCGTCCACGCGAAGATCGACGACCCGGACGGCGGTAACCTCACCGCCCAGTTCCAGGTCTTCAAGACCGGCACGTCGGCCGCGGTTGTGGACACGTCCGTGCCCGCGCTCAAGGGCCAGGTCACCACGCTGATGCTGCCCGCCGCCAGTACGCCCACGGGCGAGTACACCTGGAAGGTGCGCGCCAAGGACCCGGACGGGGTCTACTCGGGCTGGAGCGCCACCTGCAAGTTCACCCTCGACCGCACCCGCCCGAGCCAACCACCCGTCATCACCTCACAGGGCAACACGTACCCGAACGGTGACCAGGGCTGGCCCGCGCAGACCGGCCCGGCCAGGTCCGAGGGCAAGTTCCTCCTGGCCCCCAACGGCGTCACGGACGTCGTCTCCTACCACTGGTGGACCGACAGCGACGCGGAGGTGCACGACACCCCCGCGAGCGCGCCCGAAGCCCTGGTCACGCCGCCTTCCTACGGTCCGCACTTGATCTACGCGTACAGCGTCGACGCGGCAGGCAACCGATCCGACACGGCCACCTACCTGTACTACGCCACCCGTTCCCAGGAGAGGGACGAGCCCGGTGACCTCAACGGTGACGGATTCAAGGACATCTGGAACACGGACACCAACGGCACGCTGCTCACGTACGCGGGCCAGGGCAACGGCCAGTTCTCCTCCGCCACGAACGGCGGCGGAGCGTTCCCCACGCAGCGGGTCGCGTTCAGCGGCGACTGGAGGCAGGACGGGTACAACGACCTCGTCTCACTGGAGAACGACGGAAGTGGTGGCAAGAACCAACTGCGCGTGTACGCCAACAACGGAACAGGGGTCATCGACCGAGACTCCGCTCTCTTGCTGAATGTCAGGTGCCCCGTCGCGACCACGAGCGGTAGGTGCAAGGGCGAGACGGACTGGACCGGCGACGACCACTGGTCCAACGCGGAGCAGATCGCCACAAGCGCTGACCTCAATGCCGATTCGAACCCGGACCTCCTGGTCAAGCAGGGCAAGTACCTCTGGGTCTATTACGGCAAACGCTCCATCACGTGGCTGGACATGGTCCGCCCCCATCCGGTGCTCGCCGGCGGAGCCGACTGGGACAAGTTCACCGTCGTCGTCCCCGGTGACCTCAACGCCGACACCATCCCCGATCTGCTTCTGCGCGACAACGCCACCGGCGACCTCTACCGCGCGTACGGCAAGGCCGACCCCAACGGCGTCCTCGACGCCGCGACGTGGGGCAACGCCGCGAGCCGCGTAAAGATCGTCACCGGAACCCTGCCCCAGAGTCTCTATCCCGTCATCGGCTCCTCCGGCGACCTCGGCACTGACGGTATCCCCGACCTCTGGGGCCGCAAGAACGACAACACCCTCGTCGGCTGGGCCGGACGCAAGACCGGCGGCGACTTCACGGGTATCGGCACCGGCTTCCTCATCGACGGAGCCAGCGGCGGCCAACGGATCACGGCAGGCACCACCCTCACCAGCGGCCAGACCCTCTCGTCGAACTCGGCCAAACTCACCATGCAGGCCGACGGCAACCTGGTCATCACCTCCAACGCCAACAAGGTCGTCTGGTCCAGCGGCACCGCCGGCAACAACGGAGCGACCGCACGTGTCCTCGCCAACGGCTACCCGGCGGTCTACTCCGCCGACGGCAGCACCGTGCTGTGGCGCCCCGATGCCGCGTCCGGCGCCACCGGCGAGGGATACGCGCTGCTCCAGGACCGCGGAAGCCTGGTCGTCTACAACGCCAAGGGCCAGTCACAGTGGACGAGCAACAGCTCTGTGCGAGGCGACGTCGACGGTGACGGCTACGGCGACATGCTCACCTGGCGTGAGTACGCCGACGGCAGCGACAAGATCCACACGCTCTCGGGCACGTCCGACGGTTCCATCAAGGCACCACACGACGCCTTCACCTTCAGCGGCTGGACCGAGAACAGCCTGAAGAAGGTGTCCGGTGACTTCAACGGTGACGGGCACATGGACGTCGCCGCCATGTACTACTACCCGGACAAGTCCACCAAGCTGTGGACACTGCTCGGCCAGTCCGACGGCACCTTCCGCTCGCCGTTCGTGTCCTGGGGAGCCAACCCGGGCAAGTGGGGCTTCGCCAACGCCACCCTTCAGGCCGGCGACTTCAACGGCGACGGCCGCGACGACATCGCCGCCTGGTACGCCTCACCCGACGGCAGCGACACCCTCTACACCTTCACCGCAAATGTGCAGGGTGGCTTCAACAATCTTTTCCCCAGCTGGACCGGCACATGGAATCGCAGCATCATGAAGCTGACGACCGGTGACTTCAACGGCGACGGACGGGACGACATCGCCGCACTCGCCGACGCTCCGGACACCGCGGTGAGGTTCTGGCAATTCCAGGGCGAGCCCAACGGCGGTTTCAAAGCGCCTGTCCAGGCTTTCTACAACGCGAACTGGGGCGACTGGAGCCGCACCGGCTTCTATGCCGGTGACTTCAACGGCGACGGGCTGGATGACGTCGCCACCTGGTACGACTATCCCGACGCCAGCGACAAGATCCACACATACGTCAGCCTCTCCACGGGCAACAGCACGTTCGCCGCCCCCAAGGAAGCCTTCAGCGCGGACTCGGGCAAGCTGAACTACCAGAAGATGAAGAGCACTTCCGGTGACTACAGCGGCGACGGACGTGATGACCTGGGCGCCATGCACGACATGGGCGACGGCACGGTGAAGATGCTCACCTACCTGGGCCGGTCCGACAGCACGATGGCAGGCGTTGCCAGTTGGGTCGGTACGTGGGACTGGGTCAACACCTCCGTCATCATGCGCAACACCCCCTGA
- a CDS encoding RHS repeat domain-containing protein, with protein sequence MAVKRMDVGSTDKRSNAARPWKAPKVTWPEAGTATVKLTPSESNSVAKKAGSLPVALAAAPRAQQLLSGTTPPTKATVQLADQKTARKAGVDGLLFSVTRADGSKSASTTSVQVDYNSFKGAYGGDWAARLRLVQLPACALTTPDKPACRAAEPLATTNDTKAGTLTATAPLSAASSTSTSVTVLAAAAAASGAGGDYKATSLQPSGSWTAGGATGGFSWSYPIEAPAVPGGLTPNVSLGYSSQAVDGRTSASNNQPSWIGDGWDWQPGYIERRYKSCEDDKDKSGATNTTKVGDQCWYNDNAVMSLGGKTIELVYDKTEGWHPADDSAEKVEKLTGATNGDDGTAGVDGKGEYWKVTTADGTQYFFGRNRLPGWSDNGTAADDPVTNSAWTTPVFGNHSGEPCYNSSFASGWCQQAWRWQLDYVVDPRGNAMAYYWSKESNNYGRNVSETTGKATVTPYVRGGWLDRIDYGLRDDAVYSGKAMGQVQFGVSSRCLSGCTFDEANATNWPDVPYDQYCKDGATECKDQYSPTFWSQKRLSTITTKILTGGVYKDVDTWTLAQDFPASGDGISTPMWLKSIQHSGKVGTTETLPAVTFTGVQKPNRVDKLGDGLAPFIRLRMSQVRTESGGTIGVDYYDPDCTATTLPPADGTNTTRCYPVKWPFEGETAKQDWFNIYPVKRVIEGDNLVESPDTVTEYTYVGGAKWVKGTDEFTKPKDRTYSVARGYGRVQTRKGAGLDARTLTESRYFRGIDGAEVEDSAGTAVTDREQFAGVVRETATYNGDGGALLSATSYTPWRSAATATRDRTEAELPALTAYHTGIAAEESRTTVTGGTRTTKTTRGFDTYGMVTQVSEHGDTSKTGSDTVVGDEKCTTTTYARNATGWILNAVSRAETVARLCNVTANRPDDVIDDVRISYDNAVFGVAPTKGLVTKTERINGTGTGYDVTSSVPSVCGTAKNQLCYDQYGRAQAAADAYGKITYTTYVPVTGENPTATTLTNPLGHATKTKLDPLRGQPTESTDANERVTSIAYDGLGRVSKVWLPTRSAASFPNAPNHSYAYLVRTDGPAVVTSKYLDHNSKYQTSYAFYDGLLRERQTQAASPDSAGRLVSESFYNTRGDAWRSSGTYFTTGTPEPVLVTGEETKYPSSTETVFDGAGRPTVVIARKFGDETKRTTTSYTGDTTTVVPPKGGTATTTVVDALGRTVELKQYTDAARTSSQSMRYHYDSQGRIDQITDASAAKWEYVYDVRGRKTDVVDPDTGESHTTYDQGDRVTDVTDARNVTLHTDYDALGRRTAVKKGTTTLSAWTYDAVAKGQPATTTRYIGDKAYTTEITEYNAYYQPLGTKVTVPDGLGVPAGSYEWFNFYDENTGLLKATEQPEIGDLPYEFVSTDYDTAGLLAGFNADSDPLISETVYDHYGRNTLLEYGEFGQHLRTTSVYDDHTGALTDAYTDRDTAPQRIEDSHYTYDPAGNITQITSNYGQDAARTTDTQCFNLDALTRITEAWTNTGSTCAAAPSGDVVGGQDPYWTSYSYDAVGNRKTETQHQTAAGPTADTVRTYAAPDTGKHNLPSVTQTGTDPRTESYSYTETGDTKTRTFKQGTTTTLNQELVWDDEDHLKTVTSNGQTTSYTYDTDGQRLTRTDSTGTTLYLPGGNELNVDKAGKATGTRYYGTDTQTLAMRTGGKLTFLLADHHGTTTTQVTADATQAITRRKTGIFGTPRGSQSAPWAGDKGFVGGTKDVDTGLTHLGAREYEPNTGRFISVDPILDPADSQQANGYTYAENSPVTLSDATGLMACASPDECGGGAQYGNNTPTKKSGGKALNDPSWGCNGCDGNSYDDGWWTTSGWSEAATGPELNPGLITVFPGVQVSKQWDGVREFKQELRDDLATTYCGLECVAGWITNPADSEQLSGGYQTLSLAKWRACGRMEGHCPKSISSLAEALGSATAMAMGVGGGGLRGPRPGPGMGGLPAQGTIAPGAVRFTQDNIKAQFSDGRSLQGLIDGLKSGKVGISEIPPIRVFQKDGKIYSLDNRRLYAAQQAGVNIRFVRASPAEVQRETPRKFTTENDGTSIVVRGK encoded by the coding sequence GTGGCAGTGAAGCGAATGGACGTCGGCAGCACGGACAAGCGGTCCAATGCCGCGCGACCTTGGAAAGCGCCGAAGGTCACCTGGCCGGAAGCAGGCACCGCCACCGTCAAGTTGACCCCGTCGGAGTCAAACTCCGTCGCGAAAAAGGCGGGCTCGCTCCCAGTCGCCCTTGCGGCGGCACCACGCGCCCAGCAGCTGCTGAGTGGCACCACTCCGCCCACGAAGGCGACCGTCCAACTCGCCGACCAGAAGACCGCCCGCAAGGCCGGTGTCGACGGTCTGCTGTTCTCCGTCACCAGAGCAGACGGCAGCAAGTCGGCCAGCACCACCTCCGTACAGGTGGACTACAACTCCTTCAAGGGCGCCTACGGCGGGGATTGGGCAGCCCGTCTGCGACTGGTGCAACTGCCCGCCTGCGCGCTGACCACCCCGGACAAGCCGGCCTGCCGCGCTGCCGAGCCACTGGCCACGACGAACGACACGAAGGCCGGAACGCTCACCGCGACCGCCCCCTTGTCCGCGGCCTCGAGTACATCCACGAGCGTGACGGTACTGGCAGCCGCCGCCGCGGCCTCCGGTGCCGGCGGTGACTACAAGGCAACGTCCCTCCAGCCCTCCGGCTCGTGGACGGCGGGCGGCGCGACCGGGGGCTTCTCCTGGTCGTACCCGATCGAAGCACCAGCCGTACCCGGCGGCCTGACGCCCAACGTCTCACTCGGCTACAGCTCCCAGGCCGTCGACGGCCGGACCTCGGCCTCCAACAACCAGCCCTCCTGGATCGGCGACGGCTGGGACTGGCAGCCCGGCTACATCGAGCGCCGCTACAAGTCCTGCGAGGACGACAAGGACAAGAGCGGCGCCACCAATACCACCAAGGTCGGCGACCAGTGCTGGTACAACGACAACGCCGTCATGTCCCTGGGTGGCAAGACCATCGAGCTGGTCTACGACAAGACCGAGGGCTGGCACCCGGCTGACGACTCGGCCGAGAAGGTGGAGAAGCTCACCGGAGCGACCAACGGCGACGACGGAACGGCAGGCGTCGACGGGAAGGGCGAGTACTGGAAGGTCACCACGGCTGACGGCACCCAGTACTTCTTCGGCCGCAACAGGCTTCCGGGCTGGAGCGACAACGGCACCGCCGCCGACGACCCGGTGACCAACTCGGCTTGGACGACCCCGGTCTTCGGCAACCACTCCGGCGAGCCCTGCTACAACTCCTCCTTCGCTTCGGGCTGGTGCCAGCAGGCCTGGCGCTGGCAGCTGGACTACGTCGTCGACCCGCGCGGCAACGCGATGGCCTACTACTGGTCCAAGGAGTCCAACAACTACGGTCGCAACGTCTCCGAGACCACCGGCAAGGCCACCGTCACCCCCTACGTGCGCGGCGGCTGGCTGGACCGTATCGACTACGGTCTGCGCGACGACGCGGTCTACTCGGGCAAGGCGATGGGCCAGGTCCAGTTCGGGGTGTCCTCTCGTTGCCTGAGCGGCTGCACCTTCGACGAGGCCAACGCCACCAACTGGCCCGACGTCCCGTACGACCAGTACTGCAAGGACGGCGCGACCGAGTGCAAGGACCAGTACTCCCCGACGTTCTGGTCGCAGAAGCGCCTGTCCACCATCACGACCAAGATCCTGACCGGCGGTGTGTACAAGGACGTCGACACCTGGACCCTGGCACAGGACTTCCCCGCCTCCGGGGACGGCATCTCCACGCCGATGTGGCTGAAGTCGATTCAGCACAGCGGGAAGGTCGGGACCACCGAGACCCTGCCGGCGGTCACTTTCACGGGCGTGCAGAAGCCCAACCGGGTCGACAAGCTGGGTGACGGCCTGGCCCCGTTCATCCGCCTGCGCATGTCACAGGTCAGGACCGAGAGCGGCGGCACCATCGGCGTCGACTACTACGACCCCGACTGCACCGCCACCACCCTGCCCCCGGCCGACGGAACCAACACCACACGCTGCTACCCGGTCAAGTGGCCTTTCGAGGGAGAGACGGCCAAGCAGGACTGGTTCAACATCTACCCGGTCAAGCGTGTCATCGAGGGCGACAACCTCGTCGAGTCTCCCGACACGGTCACCGAGTACACGTACGTGGGTGGCGCCAAGTGGGTCAAGGGCACGGACGAGTTCACCAAGCCGAAGGACCGCACCTACTCCGTCGCCCGCGGCTACGGGCGCGTGCAGACCCGTAAGGGCGCCGGCCTGGATGCCCGAACCCTGACCGAGTCCCGCTACTTCCGCGGCATCGACGGTGCCGAGGTGGAGGACTCGGCGGGGACAGCGGTCACCGACCGCGAACAGTTCGCCGGGGTGGTCCGCGAGACCGCGACCTACAACGGCGACGGGGGTGCGCTCCTCTCGGCCACCTCCTACACCCCCTGGCGCTCGGCGGCGACCGCGACACGAGACCGCACCGAGGCCGAGCTGCCCGCCCTGACGGCCTACCACACAGGCATCGCGGCGGAGGAGAGCCGCACCACGGTCACCGGTGGCACCCGCACGACCAAGACCACTCGCGGGTTCGACACCTACGGCATGGTCACCCAGGTCTCCGAACACGGCGACACCTCCAAGACCGGCAGCGACACCGTCGTCGGCGACGAGAAGTGCACGACCACGACGTACGCCCGCAACGCCACCGGATGGATACTCAACGCCGTCTCCCGTGCGGAGACCGTGGCCCGTCTGTGCAACGTCACCGCCAACCGCCCCGACGACGTCATCGACGACGTCCGCATCTCCTACGACAACGCGGTCTTCGGAGTGGCCCCCACCAAGGGTCTGGTCACGAAGACCGAGCGGATCAACGGCACCGGCACCGGCTACGACGTCACCAGTTCCGTCCCCAGCGTCTGCGGCACGGCCAAGAACCAGCTCTGTTACGACCAGTACGGTCGTGCGCAGGCGGCGGCGGACGCCTACGGCAAGATCACGTACACCACGTACGTTCCCGTCACAGGCGAGAACCCGACCGCCACGACGCTGACCAACCCCCTCGGCCACGCCACCAAGACCAAGCTCGACCCACTGCGTGGTCAGCCGACCGAGTCGACGGACGCCAACGAAAGGGTCACGTCCATCGCTTACGACGGTCTCGGCCGCGTCAGCAAGGTGTGGCTGCCGACCCGCTCGGCCGCGAGCTTCCCCAACGCGCCGAACCACTCGTACGCGTACCTGGTCCGTACCGACGGCCCCGCCGTGGTCACGAGCAAGTACCTCGACCACAACTCCAAATACCAGACCAGCTACGCCTTCTACGACGGCCTGCTGCGCGAGCGCCAGACCCAGGCGGCGTCTCCCGACAGTGCCGGACGCCTGGTGTCGGAGTCGTTCTACAACACCCGAGGTGATGCGTGGCGTTCGTCGGGAACCTACTTCACGACGGGTACCCCCGAGCCGGTACTCGTGACCGGGGAGGAGACGAAGTACCCGTCCTCCACTGAGACCGTCTTCGACGGCGCGGGCCGGCCCACAGTGGTCATCGCGAGGAAGTTCGGCGACGAGACCAAGCGCACCACCACCAGCTACACCGGTGACACCACCACGGTGGTGCCGCCCAAGGGCGGAACCGCGACCACCACGGTGGTGGACGCACTCGGCCGCACGGTGGAACTCAAGCAGTACACGGACGCCGCACGCACGTCGTCGCAGTCCATGCGCTACCACTACGACAGCCAAGGCCGCATAGACCAGATCACCGATGCCTCCGCGGCCAAGTGGGAGTACGTCTACGACGTCCGCGGCCGCAAGACGGACGTCGTCGACCCGGACACGGGCGAGTCCCACACCACCTACGACCAAGGCGACCGCGTCACCGATGTCACCGACGCCCGCAACGTCACCCTGCACACCGACTACGACGCACTCGGCCGCCGCACCGCGGTGAAGAAGGGCACCACCACGCTGTCGGCCTGGACCTACGACGCCGTAGCCAAGGGCCAGCCCGCCACGACCACCCGCTACATCGGCGACAAGGCGTACACCACCGAGATCACCGAGTACAACGCCTACTACCAGCCGCTCGGAACCAAGGTCACCGTCCCCGACGGCCTGGGAGTGCCCGCCGGAAGCTACGAGTGGTTCAACTTCTACGACGAGAACACCGGCCTGCTCAAGGCCACCGAGCAGCCTGAAATCGGCGACCTGCCCTACGAGTTCGTCAGCACCGACTACGACACCGCAGGTCTGTTGGCGGGGTTCAACGCCGACAGCGATCCGCTGATCTCGGAAACCGTCTACGACCACTACGGCCGCAATACCCTCCTCGAATACGGCGAGTTCGGTCAGCACCTGCGGACCACCAGCGTGTACGACGACCACACCGGCGCGCTGACCGACGCCTACACCGACCGGGACACCGCGCCACAGAGGATCGAGGACTCCCACTACACCTACGATCCGGCCGGCAACATCACCCAGATCACCTCCAACTACGGTCAGGACGCGGCCCGCACGACCGACACCCAGTGCTTCAACCTCGACGCGCTCACGCGCATCACCGAAGCCTGGACGAACACGGGTAGTACGTGCGCCGCTGCTCCTTCCGGTGACGTGGTCGGCGGCCAGGACCCGTACTGGACCAGCTACTCGTACGACGCGGTGGGCAATCGAAAGACCGAAACCCAGCACCAGACCGCCGCGGGTCCCACCGCCGACACGGTCCGTACCTACGCCGCACCCGACACGGGCAAGCACAACCTGCCCAGCGTCACCCAGACCGGCACCGATCCGCGCACCGAGTCCTACAGCTACACCGAGACCGGCGACACGAAGACCCGCACTTTCAAGCAGGGCACTACGACCACGCTCAACCAAGAGCTGGTCTGGGACGACGAAGACCACCTCAAGACCGTCACCAGCAACGGCCAGACCACGAGCTACACCTATGACACCGACGGCCAACGCCTGACCCGCACCGACTCCACGGGTACGACGCTCTACCTCCCCGGTGGCAACGAGCTCAACGTCGACAAGGCCGGCAAGGCCACCGGTACCCGTTACTACGGCACCGACACCCAGACCCTTGCCATGCGTACCGGCGGAAAACTGACCTTCCTGCTTGCCGATCACCACGGCACGACCACGACCCAGGTCACCGCTGACGCCACCCAGGCCATCACACGTCGTAAGACGGGCATCTTCGGTACTCCTCGAGGCAGCCAGTCGGCGCCCTGGGCTGGCGACAAGGGCTTCGTCGGCGGCACCAAGGACGTCGACACAGGTTTGACCCACCTCGGTGCCCGAGAGTATGAGCCGAATACCGGCCGCTTTATCAGTGTCGACCCGATTCTGGATCCGGCTGACTCGCAGCAGGCGAACGGGTACACGTACGCTGAAAATAGCCCCGTTACTCTGAGTGACGCCACTGGTCTCATGGCGTGCGCATCGCCTGACGAATGCGGGGGCGGGGCGCAGTACGGCAACAACACTCCGACGAAGAAGAGCGGGGGAAAGGCGCTCAACGACCCGTCCTGGGGTTGCAACGGATGTGACGGGAACAGTTACGACGACGGCTGGTGGACGACAAGCGGATGGAGTGAAGCGGCTACCGGTCCGGAATTGAATCCCGGTCTCATCACGGTATTTCCGGGTGTCCAGGTTTCCAAGCAGTGGGATGGTGTCCGTGAATTCAAGCAGGAACTTCGGGATGATCTGGCCACCACCTACTGCGGGCTGGAATGCGTCGCCGGCTGGATAACCAATCCGGCAGACTCGGAGCAACTCTCCGGCGGCTACCAGACTCTTTCGCTGGCCAAGTGGCGGGCCTGCGGGCGCATGGAAGGCCACTGTCCGAAATCAATTTCGTCGCTGGCGGAGGCCCTCGGTAGCGCTACCGCCATGGCGATGGGCGTGGGGGGCGGCGGCCTCAGAGGACCCAGGCCTGGCCCCGGAATGGGCGGGCTTCCCGCCCAGGGTACGATCGCTCCCGGGGCGGTGCGGTTCACTCAGGACAACATCAAGGCCCAATTCTCCGACGGGAGATCACTTCAGGGGCTCATCGACGGTCTTAAGTCCGGAAAGGTTGGAATATCTGAAATCCCGCCGATCCGTGTTTTCCAGAAAGATGGCAAGATCTACAGTCTCGACAATCGCAGACTCTACGCTGCTCAACAGGCCGGTGTGAATATCCGTTTCGTTCGCGCCAGTCCCGCAGAGGTGCAACGAGAGACGCCTAGAAAGTTCACTACGGAGAATGACGGCACATCTATCGTGGTCAGGGGGAAGTGA